A genomic window from Xyrauchen texanus isolate HMW12.3.18 chromosome 15, RBS_HiC_50CHRs, whole genome shotgun sequence includes:
- the paqr6 gene encoding membrane progestin receptor delta, whose protein sequence is MLSVRLPQLFDFHQVPKVFREESIMSGYRHPRSSALDCILSSFRMTNETVNIWTHFLPTWYFLWRFSVLCFTLDFLSESYTWPLLVYMLLICLYPFTSSCAHTFSTMSPEARHICYFFDYGALSLYSLGCAIVYGSYVMPDCWINSWLHQYFVPIAVGNTLFCTSMSCYSRFIELQFPHRSKIMRTAAFVVPFLFDSFPLFYRMLLCCWGSCSPSEALGSHSDHLLFAFLTCFLFASHLPERLAPGRFDYIGHSHQLFHICAVVGTHFQLEAVLADMTSRKGWLMSHSTLPSFLGTLGALTLGVLLNVAVIGIFSASLLQKPCQRTSAPSAAHSQQALPVRKEE, encoded by the exons ATGCTGAGTGTCAGACTTCCACAGCTCTTTGACTTCCACCAGGTGCCAAAG GTGTTTCGAGAGGAGAGCATAATGTCTGGATACCGCCATCCCAGAAGCTCAGCCCTGGACTGCATTCTCAGCAGTTTCAGGATGACCAATGAGACGGTTAATATCTGGACCCACTTCCTGCCAACTTG GTACTTCCTGTGGCGATTCAGTGTGCTGTGCTTCACCCTTGACTTCCTGTCTGAAAGCTACACCTGGCCACTGCTGGTctatatgcttctcatctgccTGTACCCCTTCACCTCCAGCTGTGCCCACACCTTCAGCACCATGTCACCCGAGGCTCGCCACATCTGCTACTTCTTCGACTACGGAGCTCTCAGCCTGTACAGTCTCG GCTGCGCCATCGTGTATGGATCTTACGTGATGCCCGACTGCTGGATCAACAGTTGGCTTCACCAGTATTTTGTGCCGATTGCCGTCGGCAACACACTCTTTTGTACCAGCATGTCCTGTTACTCCAG GTTTATAGAGCTGCAGTTTCCACACAGAAGTAAAATCATGCGTACAGCTGCATTTGTTGTTCCCTTCCTGTTTGATAGCTTCCCTCTGTTCTACCGA atgctGTTGTGCTGTTGGGGGAGCTGTAGCCCCAGTGAAGCGCTGGGCAGCCACTCGGATCATCTGCTCTTTGCGTTTCTCACATGTTTTCTGTTTGCTTCTCATCTCCCTGAGAGACTGGCTCCAGGCCGCTTTGACTACATCG GTCACAGTCACCAGCTCTTTCACATATGTGCGGTGGTGGGCACCCACTTCCAGTTGGAGGCAGTGTTAGCAGACATGACATCTCGCAAAGGGTGGCTAATGTCCCACTCGACTTTACCTTCCTTTTTGGGTACATTGGGAGCACTAACTCTGGGTGTCCTGCTCAACGTGGCTGTCATCGGCATCTTTAGCGCCAGTTTATTGCAAAAACCCTGCCAACGCACTTCAGCCCCTAGTGCTGCCCACTCACAACAGGCACTTCCTGTGAGGAAGGAGGAGTAA